One stretch of Danio rerio strain Tuebingen ecotype United States chromosome 6, GRCz12tu, whole genome shotgun sequence DNA includes these proteins:
- the LOC100538256 gene encoding uncharacterized protein isoform X1: MATYKNNVLDIEGYGQDMMCFRVFHRVMADSKRKCLEVEGYVHDVSEVLQGKSSNVRYFTALLQEANQNSRVVVFDVQKHNSFQCAARDRSPVKLSFVEHSPSKQHNNTNDLLVKSGTKVSVLRRLEFAREDGLTSRAPVRSLSDIQRDVREYQRVTVKVKVLRMLQDKESVVRGQKLRRKSVVVADSSDLILLSLWGDHVMTIGEWYILTNVSVRVFKGMTSLSTTMQTSLSVVENSGPAKEFVEEDVTSVVGEIVEAEVKVDHFCPKHHLLENINVATHMTRCTKCASFCKTSKSRVEMRGHIGITVDFVQRRIPLDDAEIRELLNLNGRENLDSHALAAKLLVHDDLKVEMWREFITRVLFVKKDDAVDAPKDGSDEAAAAVSNGEKDEFDNLDSLFD; encoded by the exons ATGGCGACCTATAAGAATAATGTGCTGGATATAGAAGGATATGGGCAAGATATGATGTGTTTTCGTGTGTTCCACAGAGTAATGGCTGACTCAAAGAGGAAGTGTTTGGAGGTAGAGGGTTACGTACATGACGTGTCTGAAGTCCTACAAGGGAAATCAAGCAATGTGCGTTATTTTACGGCCTTGCTGCAGGAGGCCAACCAGAACAGCAGAGTCGTTGTGTTCGACGTGCAAAAGCACAACAGTTTTCAGTGTGCTGCAAGAGACCG CTCTCCAGTCAAGTTGTCTTTTGTGGAGCATTCTCCCTCCAAACAGCACAACAACACTAATGATCTGTTGGTCAAATCTGGGACAAAGGTGTCTGTTCTCCGGCGACTGGAATTTGCACGGGAAGATGGCTTGACTTCAAGAGCCCCTGTGAGGAGTTTGAGTGACATACAGCGGGATGTCAGAGAGTACCAGAGg gtCACTGTGAAAGTCAAAGTGTTACGAATGCTGCAGGACAAAGAAAGTGTGGTGCGGGGACAGAAACTGCGCAGGAAGAGTGTTGTTGTGGCTGACAGCAGTGACCTTATTTTGCTGAGTCTTTGGGGTGATCATGTAATGACAATAGGTGAATGGTATATTTTGACGAATGTGTCTGTAAGAGTGTTTAAGGGGATGACATCATTAAGTACAACGATGCAAACTAGCTTAAGTGTGGTTGAAAATTCTGGGCCCGCAAAAGAATTTGTTGAGGAAGATGTAACTTCAGTCGTCGGAGAGATAGTTGAGGCAGAAGTCAAAGTAGACCATTTTTGTCCAAAACACCACCTGTTGGAAAACATTAATGTTGCCACACACATGACCCGCTGCACAAAATGTGCTTCTTTTTGTAAGACTTCGAAATCTAGAGTTGAGATGCGTGGTCACATAGGAATCACTGTGGATTTTGTGCAGCGCAGAATTCCTTTGGATGATGCAGAAATTCGGGAACTTTTAAATTTGAATGGACGGGAAAATCTGGATTCACATGCATTAGCTGCAAAGCTGCTTGTGCATGATGATCTAAAGGTGGAAATGTGGAGGGAGTTTATCACCAGGGTTTTGTTTGTGAAGAAAGATGATGCTGTAGATGCTCCTAAAGATGGGAGTgatgaagcagcagcagcagtctcTAATGGGGAAAAGGATGAGTTTGACAATTTGGATTCATTGTTTGACTGA
- the LOC100538256 gene encoding uncharacterized protein isoform X2 translates to MADSKRKCLEVEGYVHDVSEVLQGKSSNVRYFTALLQEANQNSRVVVFDVQKHNSFQCAARDRSPVKLSFVEHSPSKQHNNTNDLLVKSGTKVSVLRRLEFAREDGLTSRAPVRSLSDIQRDVREYQRVTVKVKVLRMLQDKESVVRGQKLRRKSVVVADSSDLILLSLWGDHVMTIGEWYILTNVSVRVFKGMTSLSTTMQTSLSVVENSGPAKEFVEEDVTSVVGEIVEAEVKVDHFCPKHHLLENINVATHMTRCTKCASFCKTSKSRVEMRGHIGITVDFVQRRIPLDDAEIRELLNLNGRENLDSHALAAKLLVHDDLKVEMWREFITRVLFVKKDDAVDAPKDGSDEAAAAVSNGEKDEFDNLDSLFD, encoded by the exons ATGGCTGACTCAAAGAGGAAGTGTTTGGAGGTAGAGGGTTACGTACATGACGTGTCTGAAGTCCTACAAGGGAAATCAAGCAATGTGCGTTATTTTACGGCCTTGCTGCAGGAGGCCAACCAGAACAGCAGAGTCGTTGTGTTCGACGTGCAAAAGCACAACAGTTTTCAGTGTGCTGCAAGAGACCG CTCTCCAGTCAAGTTGTCTTTTGTGGAGCATTCTCCCTCCAAACAGCACAACAACACTAATGATCTGTTGGTCAAATCTGGGACAAAGGTGTCTGTTCTCCGGCGACTGGAATTTGCACGGGAAGATGGCTTGACTTCAAGAGCCCCTGTGAGGAGTTTGAGTGACATACAGCGGGATGTCAGAGAGTACCAGAGg gtCACTGTGAAAGTCAAAGTGTTACGAATGCTGCAGGACAAAGAAAGTGTGGTGCGGGGACAGAAACTGCGCAGGAAGAGTGTTGTTGTGGCTGACAGCAGTGACCTTATTTTGCTGAGTCTTTGGGGTGATCATGTAATGACAATAGGTGAATGGTATATTTTGACGAATGTGTCTGTAAGAGTGTTTAAGGGGATGACATCATTAAGTACAACGATGCAAACTAGCTTAAGTGTGGTTGAAAATTCTGGGCCCGCAAAAGAATTTGTTGAGGAAGATGTAACTTCAGTCGTCGGAGAGATAGTTGAGGCAGAAGTCAAAGTAGACCATTTTTGTCCAAAACACCACCTGTTGGAAAACATTAATGTTGCCACACACATGACCCGCTGCACAAAATGTGCTTCTTTTTGTAAGACTTCGAAATCTAGAGTTGAGATGCGTGGTCACATAGGAATCACTGTGGATTTTGTGCAGCGCAGAATTCCTTTGGATGATGCAGAAATTCGGGAACTTTTAAATTTGAATGGACGGGAAAATCTGGATTCACATGCATTAGCTGCAAAGCTGCTTGTGCATGATGATCTAAAGGTGGAAATGTGGAGGGAGTTTATCACCAGGGTTTTGTTTGTGAAGAAAGATGATGCTGTAGATGCTCCTAAAGATGGGAGTgatgaagcagcagcagcagtctcTAATGGGGAAAAGGATGAGTTTGACAATTTGGATTCATTGTTTGACTGA